One stretch of Rhodohalobacter mucosus DNA includes these proteins:
- a CDS encoding DUF1801 domain-containing protein, with protein sequence MSSSNKTVPTPISPDSLIRAIEQEDKRRDAAKLMDIMKSVTGEQPVVWGDSIIGFGTYHYKYESGREGDYFLTGFSPRKNNFSIYIMAGSDRFPGLMNKLGKFKSGKSCLYVKRLQDINESVLRELIANSIKWMKEKYPSI encoded by the coding sequence ATGTCAAGCAGCAACAAAACCGTGCCAACTCCCATCTCTCCGGATTCGCTGATCCGGGCAATAGAACAAGAGGATAAACGACGCGACGCAGCGAAACTGATGGATATTATGAAATCCGTTACCGGAGAGCAGCCCGTGGTCTGGGGCGATAGCATCATTGGGTTCGGCACCTATCACTATAAGTACGAAAGCGGTCGGGAGGGTGATTATTTTCTTACCGGCTTTTCACCACGTAAAAACAATTTTTCCATCTACATCATGGCCGGATCCGATCGGTTTCCAGGCCTGATGAACAAACTTGGAAAATTCAAATCCGGAAAGTCGTGTCTCTATGTAAAGCGATTGCAGGATATTAATGAATCCGTGCTCAGAGAACTTATAGCAAACTCCATAAAATGGATGAAGGAGAAGTATCCTTCAATATGA
- a CDS encoding M24 family metallopeptidase — MDRWTEDRLENLVPDLMRREGIDMWVLVAREYNEDPVLLTMLPATWQSSRRTTILIFHDPGNGDPVERFAVARYDIGFFDTQWFPEEEPDQWKRFGEIVREKNPERIGINISEHFAAADGISHTDYMDLRNSLSPELRDRIVSAENLSIGWLETRTANEITVYSQINRIAHNIVAEGLSERVITPGVTTTRDVQWWYRERIRDSNMTAWFHPSVTVYRSESPEHSGDFSSGSESDVIMPGDLIHVDFGIEYLGLATDTQRNAYVLRPGETEAPQGLRDALALANRLQDILTDEFRTGRTGNEILLSALNKAEQEGINATIYTHPIGYQGHGAGPTIGLWDQQGGVPGKGDYPLYANTAHSIELNAEVYVPEWNRNVRILLEEDAIFNGETIRYTDGRMKDFYLIPRQMR; from the coding sequence ATGGACCGGTGGACGGAGGACCGGCTGGAAAATCTGGTGCCCGATCTGATGCGCCGGGAGGGGATCGACATGTGGGTTTTGGTTGCTCGCGAATACAATGAAGACCCTGTACTGCTTACAATGCTGCCGGCCACCTGGCAGAGCTCAAGAAGAACCACCATTCTTATCTTTCATGACCCCGGTAATGGTGACCCTGTAGAACGTTTTGCCGTTGCCAGATACGACATTGGTTTTTTTGACACACAGTGGTTCCCGGAGGAAGAACCTGATCAGTGGAAAAGGTTCGGCGAGATTGTACGGGAAAAGAATCCGGAAAGAATCGGCATTAACATCTCAGAACATTTTGCTGCCGCCGATGGTATCAGTCATACGGATTATATGGATCTAAGAAACAGTCTTTCACCGGAACTCCGGGACCGGATCGTATCGGCGGAAAATCTGTCGATCGGCTGGCTTGAAACACGAACAGCGAATGAAATTACTGTTTACAGCCAGATCAATCGAATCGCTCATAATATCGTGGCTGAGGGCTTATCGGAAAGGGTTATCACCCCGGGTGTTACAACCACAAGGGATGTTCAGTGGTGGTACCGCGAAAGAATCCGTGATTCGAACATGACGGCATGGTTCCACCCGTCGGTAACCGTTTACAGGAGCGAGTCGCCCGAGCACAGCGGGGATTTTTCATCGGGGTCAGAATCGGATGTGATTATGCCGGGAGATTTGATTCATGTTGATTTCGGAATTGAGTATCTGGGCCTGGCAACCGATACGCAGCGTAACGCTTACGTGCTCAGGCCGGGCGAGACAGAGGCACCGCAGGGTTTGCGGGATGCACTGGCTCTGGCCAACAGGCTGCAGGATATTCTGACAGATGAATTCAGAACCGGCAGGACCGGAAACGAAATTCTGCTTTCTGCTCTTAACAAGGCAGAACAGGAAGGAATTAATGCAACCATTTACACCCATCCGATCGGTTACCAGGGGCACGGTGCAGGGCCTACCATAGGCCTGTGGGATCAGCAGGGCGGCGTGCCCGGCAAGGGCGATTATCCGCTTTATGCCAACACCGCCCACTCTATTGAGCTGAATGCAGAAGTATACGTCCCTGAATGGAACCGGAACGTGAGAATACTGCTTGAAGAAGATGCCATTTTTAACGGAGAGACCATCCGATACACCGATGGCAGAATGAAGGATTTTTACCTGATTCCAAGACAGATGCGGTGA
- a CDS encoding branched-chain amino acid aminotransferase has product MKVTPTSNSRISDIDFSNLQFGRIFSDHMLEMTYKDGTWSEPDIKPYGPITVEPSLHALHYGQAIFEGMKAYYAGPGTINLFRLDDHHERLNNSAKRLCMPELSSDNFIRGLEELIKLDHQWVPKTFGHALYLRPFMFASEHYIAAKASSEYKFFIITSPVAAYYSEGFNPVKLTTSEKFVRAVRGGTGEAKAAGNYAGSFLPARDARENGFTQVLWLDALEQKYVEEVGTMNIFFLIDDKLVTPKLAGTVLPGITRRSVTALAKEWGTDVEERRISIDEIFEAHNNGSLKEVFGAGTAAVISPVGLIHHKGETITLNQNEIGPFAKKMFDRLTGIQYGKTEDTFDWTHPVHVGNEITV; this is encoded by the coding sequence ATGAAGGTAACACCTACAAGCAACAGCAGAATATCGGACATTGACTTCAGCAATTTGCAGTTCGGCAGGATCTTTTCAGATCATATGCTTGAAATGACATACAAAGACGGTACATGGTCCGAACCTGACATTAAACCTTACGGTCCTATCACCGTTGAACCTTCGCTGCACGCACTTCATTACGGCCAGGCAATTTTTGAAGGCATGAAAGCCTATTATGCAGGCCCAGGAACAATTAACCTTTTCCGGCTTGATGATCATCATGAGCGGCTGAACAATTCTGCAAAGAGGCTTTGCATGCCGGAACTGAGCAGCGACAACTTTATAAGGGGGCTTGAAGAGCTGATCAAACTGGATCATCAGTGGGTGCCCAAAACATTTGGCCATGCACTCTATCTGCGGCCGTTTATGTTCGCATCAGAGCACTACATTGCTGCCAAAGCATCTTCAGAGTATAAATTCTTTATTATTACAAGCCCCGTTGCAGCCTACTACAGTGAAGGTTTTAATCCGGTTAAACTCACCACATCAGAGAAATTTGTACGCGCCGTAAGAGGAGGAACCGGTGAGGCCAAAGCCGCAGGCAATTATGCGGGAAGTTTTCTCCCCGCACGTGATGCCAGGGAAAACGGTTTTACCCAGGTACTGTGGCTCGATGCACTGGAGCAAAAGTACGTGGAAGAGGTGGGTACGATGAATATTTTCTTCCTGATTGACGACAAGCTAGTAACGCCCAAACTGGCTGGTACCGTGCTGCCCGGCATTACCCGCCGGTCGGTTACCGCCCTCGCCAAAGAGTGGGGAACAGACGTGGAAGAGAGGCGTATTTCGATCGATGAAATTTTTGAAGCCCACAATAACGGCTCCCTTAAGGAGGTGTTTGGAGCCGGAACCGCAGCTGTGATTTCACCTGTCGGACTGATACACCATAAGGGTGAAACCATCACGCTGAACCAGAATGAGATTGGTCCATTTGCCAAGAAAATGTTCGATCGGCTGACGGGCATTCAGTACGGAAAAACTGAAGATACATTTGACTGGACGCACCCCGTTCATGTGGGAAATGAAATCACGGTTTAA
- a CDS encoding bifunctional metallophosphatase/5'-nucleotidase, protein MISRKEFLRKSAVLAAGSTLPLWLNGVSTKNPGPPDLTILYTNDTHARLDPFPENSLEFSGLGGIARRSSLVKKIRSEVDHVLLVDAGDVFQGTSWFDLYGGSVDFELMTEMKYDAMAVGNHEFDRGPDGFAEAARKAGFPILAANYKVRNTPMNPYVQRFTTKEYKGFRVGIFGLGIPLEGVVAPELRGDVISRRPEAWANGMVRSLREVHNCDFVICLSHLGYHYKGSRMDDLKLARNVTGIDLIIGAHTHTFLDNPVYITNPSGKHTLITQMGHSGVRLGRLDLYLDSAIHAFEIKSKYYVVGRSEA, encoded by the coding sequence ATGATATCCCGTAAAGAATTTCTGAGGAAAAGTGCAGTTCTTGCGGCCGGAAGCACGCTTCCGCTATGGCTGAATGGTGTTTCAACAAAAAATCCAGGTCCGCCCGATCTTACGATTCTCTATACCAATGACACGCATGCACGCCTGGACCCTTTTCCTGAAAATTCGCTGGAATTCAGCGGACTCGGCGGCATCGCGCGGCGGTCGTCTTTGGTGAAGAAGATCAGAAGTGAAGTTGATCATGTACTGCTTGTTGATGCGGGTGATGTTTTTCAGGGTACATCATGGTTCGACTTGTATGGAGGGAGCGTCGACTTTGAACTGATGACCGAAATGAAATACGATGCAATGGCAGTGGGCAATCATGAGTTCGACCGGGGTCCGGACGGATTTGCAGAGGCTGCCCGAAAAGCCGGTTTTCCTATACTGGCCGCCAATTATAAGGTTCGGAATACACCGATGAATCCTTATGTTCAGCGATTTACGACAAAGGAATACAAGGGGTTTCGGGTAGGCATCTTTGGCCTGGGAATTCCTCTTGAAGGAGTTGTTGCACCCGAACTGCGGGGTGATGTGATTTCAAGAAGGCCGGAAGCGTGGGCAAACGGGATGGTGAGGAGCCTGAGAGAGGTGCACAACTGTGATTTTGTTATCTGCCTTAGTCACCTTGGCTATCACTATAAAGGTTCCAGAATGGATGATCTGAAACTGGCCCGTAATGTAACAGGTATTGATCTGATCATTGGCGCGCATACCCATACATTTCTGGATAATCCGGTCTACATCACCAATCCCTCAGGAAAGCACACACTGATTACGCAAATGGGGCACAGTGGCGTCAGGCTTGGCAGGCTGGATCTTTATCTGGACAGCGCAATTCATGCCTTTGAAATAAAGTCGAAATATTATGTGGTTGGCCGGAGTGAAGCATAA
- a CDS encoding 5'-nucleotidase C-terminal domain-containing protein, which yields MPRLSHFFWIVSLLFIAGCASTPATLEQNNSSGTAGEEAYPEPDPLILSLLDSYRDSLDSVMGVPVAVVEDTLRFGQPESSLGNIVADAIRFRAGSELSRFVHIGIMGESSFKLYLNPGELTVGEVMDFMPYDNHLVILTLTGEDVFALANQVAEMGGSPVSGMRFRINNGRASGILVNSEVLDRNGSYLVATSSWAADGGDLYPALWSYKERVDLDVSMRDLFVDYFRSRRVVAPLQDGRIRR from the coding sequence ATGCCACGCCTGTCTCATTTTTTTTGGATCGTCTCTCTCCTGTTCATTGCAGGTTGTGCGTCCACACCGGCCACTCTCGAACAAAACAACTCTTCTGGGACAGCCGGTGAAGAGGCATACCCCGAGCCCGACCCCCTGATTTTATCACTCCTGGACTCGTACCGCGACTCTCTTGACAGCGTAATGGGAGTTCCGGTAGCTGTGGTTGAGGATACACTTCGTTTTGGTCAGCCGGAAAGTTCATTGGGAAATATTGTGGCAGATGCCATCCGCTTCAGGGCGGGATCTGAGCTGAGCCGATTTGTACATATCGGAATAATGGGTGAATCCTCATTCAAGCTCTACCTGAATCCGGGCGAACTTACCGTGGGAGAGGTTATGGATTTTATGCCGTACGATAACCACCTGGTTATTCTCACTCTCACCGGAGAAGATGTATTCGCGCTTGCAAATCAGGTTGCGGAAATGGGGGGCAGCCCGGTCAGCGGGATGCGATTCAGAATAAATAACGGACGTGCCTCCGGGATCCTTGTCAATTCCGAAGTGCTCGACAGAAACGGTAGCTATCTGGTAGCCACAAGCAGCTGGGCGGCTGATGGCGGTGACCTTTACCCCGCACTATGGAGCTACAAAGAAAGAGTAGATCTGGATGTTTCAATGCGGGACCTGTTTGTGGATTACTTCAGATCGAGAAGGGTTGTCGCACCTCTGCAGGACGGGAGAATCAGAAGATGA
- the mnmA gene encoding tRNA 2-thiouridine(34) synthase MnmA — protein sequence MSTKGRVLVAMSGGVDSSVAAVMLKEQGYDVIGITMKTWDYHRSGGDNGKETGCCTVESMNDARHIAVKYGFKHFIVDIRDEFGNWVIDRFIEDYTSGRTPNPCVLCNTHIKWAALLRRADNLGCDYIATGHYANVREENGRFVISKGRDHNKDQSYALWGVEQKHLRRTIFPLGSFRKTEIRQMAEDFGLLNVATKPDSYEICFIPDNNYHRFLKDKVDDLEEKVSGGVFVDKNGNIVGEHKGFPFYTIGQRRGLDLPMGKPVYVTHIDAENNVITIGEKEDLISTTLKAKEMNLVKYDSIPNGEMEITGKIRYNDDGAIGTIRQLSDDEMQVHFPAGREAITPGQAVVCYEGDDVVAGGWIYKVNVELNEETGVSA from the coding sequence ATGAGTACAAAAGGGCGTGTTCTTGTTGCTATGAGTGGAGGTGTTGACTCCTCCGTTGCTGCTGTAATGCTCAAGGAGCAGGGATACGATGTTATCGGAATTACCATGAAAACGTGGGACTATCATCGCAGCGGCGGTGATAACGGAAAGGAAACGGGCTGCTGCACGGTCGAATCCATGAATGATGCCCGGCACATCGCGGTAAAGTATGGCTTCAAACACTTTATCGTGGATATCCGTGATGAGTTCGGAAACTGGGTTATAGATCGTTTTATTGAAGATTATACCAGCGGACGCACCCCGAACCCCTGTGTACTATGCAATACACACATTAAATGGGCCGCACTGCTCAGAAGAGCGGATAACCTGGGGTGCGACTACATCGCAACCGGACACTATGCCAACGTCAGGGAAGAGAACGGGCGCTTTGTGATCTCAAAAGGCCGTGATCACAATAAGGATCAATCATATGCGCTCTGGGGAGTTGAGCAAAAGCATCTCAGGCGCACCATTTTTCCTTTGGGCAGCTTCCGAAAGACTGAAATCAGGCAGATGGCCGAGGATTTCGGACTGCTGAATGTGGCCACAAAACCGGACTCCTATGAGATCTGCTTCATTCCAGATAACAACTACCACCGTTTTCTTAAAGACAAGGTGGACGACCTGGAAGAAAAGGTGAGTGGTGGCGTATTTGTCGATAAAAACGGTAATATTGTCGGTGAGCATAAAGGGTTTCCTTTTTACACAATTGGACAGCGCCGAGGACTCGACCTGCCCATGGGTAAACCGGTATATGTAACCCATATCGATGCAGAAAATAACGTCATCACAATCGGGGAAAAGGAAGACCTGATCAGCACCACTCTGAAAGCGAAAGAAATGAACCTGGTGAAATACGATTCCATACCCAATGGCGAAATGGAGATTACGGGAAAAATACGCTATAACGATGATGGAGCTATCGGAACCATACGGCAGCTCTCTGATGACGAGATGCAGGTCCATTTCCCCGCCGGCCGCGAAGCCATTACCCCGGGTCAGGCCGTAGTCTGTTATGAGGGGGATGACGTAGTGGCAGGCGGATGGATTTATAAAGTGAATGTTGAACTGAATGAAGAAACGGGCGTGAGCGCCTGA
- a CDS encoding HNH endonuclease, translated as MKTDVLVLNQDYQPLSVCSVQRSVKLVFLNKAELLHDNPGRVLRTVDDEYSYPSVIRLRKYIRIPYARISLSRRNIMKRDLQTCQYCGVKSDLTLDHVMPKSRGGRDTWENLITACNTCNVKKGNRTPEEAGMPLRNKPYRPVHVTFFRHMMNGVQENWKPYLYM; from the coding sequence ATGAAAACCGACGTACTTGTTTTAAATCAGGACTATCAGCCTCTAAGTGTCTGTTCCGTACAGCGGTCCGTGAAACTGGTATTTCTAAATAAAGCGGAGCTGCTGCACGACAATCCGGGCAGGGTTTTGAGAACCGTTGATGACGAGTACTCCTATCCTTCGGTAATTCGTCTCAGAAAATACATCCGGATTCCCTATGCGCGGATCTCACTGTCGAGGCGTAATATTATGAAGCGTGATCTGCAGACCTGTCAATACTGCGGCGTTAAATCCGATCTGACGCTGGATCACGTCATGCCAAAAAGCAGGGGAGGCCGGGATACATGGGAGAACCTGATAACGGCTTGCAACACCTGCAACGTGAAAAAAGGCAACCGTACCCCCGAGGAGGCCGGTATGCCGCTTCGCAACAAACCGTATCGCCCGGTACATGTCACTTTTTTCCGCCACATGATGAATGGCGTCCAGGAAAACTGGAAACCATATTTGTATATGTGA
- a CDS encoding Glu/Leu/Phe/Val family dehydrogenase, with the protein MSSQKENTATNFYKEPGPKLDKESPFESMMERFRNAAEILNLDEGMFQYLASPFKQVIVSIPVVMDDGRIEVFEGYRVIHDNVLGPSKGGIRYAPDVNLDEVKALASWMTWKCAVVNVPFGGAKGGVRCDPKQLSMSELERLTRRYTANLLEVFGPDRDIPAPDMNTNEQIMAWIMDTYSMNSLKTETAVVTGKPIILGGSQGRKEATGRGVVTVTLAALSKIGLMPNKATVVVQGFGNVGSISADLMYQQGSRIIAVSDISGGYYNEKGLNIPEMMDYLKSNNNSLEGYPHAGAISNEDLLELECDVLIPAAKEDQISRDNAPNIKARIISEGANGPVTANADSILNDKGIMVIPDILANAGGVTVSYFEWVQDRQGYFWTEERVNRRLNRMMRSAFDNTYAVSEQYNITLRQAAYVYAIDRVATTLKMRGIYA; encoded by the coding sequence ATGTCATCACAAAAAGAGAACACTGCAACCAATTTTTATAAAGAACCGGGCCCCAAACTTGACAAGGAATCTCCCTTTGAATCAATGATGGAACGCTTCCGGAATGCGGCTGAAATACTGAACCTTGATGAGGGCATGTTTCAGTACCTGGCAAGCCCGTTTAAGCAGGTAATTGTATCCATTCCCGTTGTAATGGATGATGGTCGAATTGAGGTATTTGAGGGATACAGGGTTATTCATGACAATGTACTGGGCCCATCCAAGGGCGGTATCCGTTATGCACCGGATGTAAACCTGGATGAAGTGAAGGCCCTTGCATCGTGGATGACGTGGAAATGCGCCGTTGTAAATGTGCCTTTCGGAGGAGCCAAGGGCGGCGTGCGCTGTGATCCAAAACAACTCTCCATGAGCGAACTCGAGAGGCTCACCCGGCGCTACACCGCCAATTTGCTTGAGGTGTTCGGACCCGACCGTGACATTCCCGCTCCCGACATGAATACAAACGAGCAGATCATGGCGTGGATCATGGATACCTACAGCATGAATTCACTGAAAACTGAAACGGCGGTTGTTACGGGCAAACCCATTATCCTGGGTGGTTCGCAGGGCCGAAAAGAAGCAACCGGACGCGGTGTTGTGACCGTTACTCTTGCGGCGCTGAGCAAAATCGGCCTTATGCCAAACAAAGCCACCGTGGTTGTGCAGGGTTTCGGAAATGTTGGATCGATATCAGCAGATCTGATGTACCAGCAGGGTTCCAGGATCATTGCCGTCAGTGATATATCAGGCGGATATTATAATGAGAAGGGCCTTAATATCCCCGAAATGATGGATTATTTGAAGTCGAACAACAACTCACTGGAAGGATACCCACATGCAGGCGCAATCAGTAACGAAGACCTGTTGGAACTGGAATGTGACGTTTTGATTCCGGCAGCCAAAGAAGATCAAATCAGCCGGGATAATGCTCCCAATATCAAAGCAAGAATCATTTCAGAAGGAGCAAACGGACCCGTAACTGCAAATGCAGACTCAATCCTGAATGACAAAGGCATTATGGTTATTCCCGACATTTTAGCTAATGCAGGTGGCGTAACGGTTTCGTACTTTGAATGGGTTCAGGACAGGCAGGGTTACTTCTGGACCGAGGAACGCGTGAACAGGCGACTGAACAGAATGATGCGAAGTGCCTTTGACAATACTTACGCTGTGAGCGAGCAATACAATATCACACTTCGTCAGGCTGCCTATGTGTACGCTATCGACAGGGTTGCAACCACTCTGAAAATGCGGGGAATCTACGCATAG
- a CDS encoding ATP-binding protein codes for MANESYRLTLKSTYEESERIPDFVNDLQSRSSLNEDETSTLMLLLSEAVTNAIEHGNQNDEDKNVDVSILIDKDAITSIVSDEGEGFDPSAVKDPLKEENLLDVGGRGIFLIRELSDTFEFEDEGRTVRFTIKRQQ; via the coding sequence ATGGCAAATGAGTCGTACCGGCTTACACTGAAATCAACATATGAGGAGTCGGAGCGTATTCCCGATTTTGTTAACGATCTGCAGTCCAGAAGTTCTCTGAACGAAGATGAAACCTCTACGTTGATGCTGCTTCTCAGTGAAGCTGTAACCAATGCCATTGAACACGGCAATCAGAATGATGAAGATAAAAATGTGGATGTCAGCATTCTGATCGATAAGGATGCCATTACGTCCATTGTGTCGGACGAAGGGGAAGGGTTTGACCCATCTGCCGTGAAGGACCCTCTGAAAGAGGAAAATCTTCTGGACGTTGGCGGCAGAGGTATTTTTTTAATCCGTGAACTCTCGGATACCTTCGAGTTTGAAGATGAAGGACGTACGGTTCGTTTTACCATCAAACGGCAGCAATGA
- a CDS encoding TolC family protein translates to MHFKARMALPLLIILSILPLRTEARQAGILTLEDAIRLGVENNYGIQISRNLQTQAGNNFSLGNAGFLPALEATANRRESIEDSQFESAGGDSQTNNGARSTSSSAGINLNWTLFDGLRMFAAYDRLETLRDISDETLRLDVENLITDVAMTYFNIIRITEQIRVLENNIEVSLERIQIEETKVEIGSGSEYDLLQAQTDLNADRAALIREENTLTEAKILMNRLLSRDPESDFEVSGDVRVNRLLSREELYNKLMSDNAELSVARMQQEVSRLELKEIRGERYPQILLSSGYTYSRNENDGGFFRLNETTGFSVGLTARINLFNGFDTNRRVQNAQINNKNAELALESQKLALESDFLARYRAYQNSIELVDLEEQNLNNAGETLSIAIERFRLGTISSLEFREAQRTFVAAESRLANAKYDAKVAEAELLRLSGEIDKISAMQP, encoded by the coding sequence ATGCACTTTAAAGCCCGTATGGCTCTGCCGCTTTTAATCATCTTAAGTATACTGCCGCTGCGTACTGAAGCCCGGCAGGCCGGAATACTTACCCTGGAAGATGCAATTCGGCTGGGAGTTGAGAACAACTATGGTATTCAGATATCAAGAAACCTGCAGACGCAGGCGGGAAACAATTTTTCGCTCGGTAATGCAGGGTTTTTACCTGCTTTGGAAGCAACCGCAAACCGCAGAGAGAGCATTGAGGACAGCCAGTTCGAATCGGCCGGCGGTGATTCACAGACCAATAACGGCGCACGAAGTACCTCAAGCAGTGCGGGCATAAACTTAAACTGGACCCTGTTCGACGGACTCCGGATGTTTGCTGCTTACGACCGGCTTGAAACACTCAGGGATATCAGCGATGAGACGCTTCGGCTGGATGTTGAAAATCTGATTACAGATGTGGCCATGACCTACTTCAACATCATCCGTATTACGGAACAGATTCGGGTGCTGGAGAATAATATTGAGGTATCGCTGGAGCGCATCCAGATTGAAGAGACAAAGGTTGAAATCGGCTCTGGATCCGAATACGACCTACTGCAGGCACAAACTGACCTGAATGCCGACCGTGCTGCCCTGATCCGTGAAGAAAACACGCTTACAGAAGCAAAAATATTGATGAACCGTCTTCTCTCGAGAGATCCGGAAAGTGATTTCGAGGTATCAGGTGATGTTCGGGTAAACAGGCTGTTGTCGAGAGAAGAGCTATACAATAAACTGATGAGTGATAATGCCGAACTGTCGGTTGCCAGAATGCAGCAGGAAGTAAGCCGTCTTGAGCTGAAGGAGATACGTGGCGAGCGGTACCCGCAGATTCTGCTTTCATCAGGATATACTTACAGCCGGAACGAGAACGACGGCGGGTTTTTCCGTCTGAATGAAACAACCGGATTTTCAGTAGGGCTGACGGCAAGAATCAACCTTTTTAACGGGTTCGATACCAACCGCAGAGTGCAAAATGCTCAAATCAATAACAAGAATGCGGAACTCGCCCTTGAATCTCAAAAGCTGGCTCTTGAGTCGGATTTTCTGGCACGTTACAGGGCATACCAGAACAGTATAGAACTGGTTGACCTTGAAGAACAGAATCTGAATAATGCAGGGGAGACGCTTTCAATTGCCATTGAACGGTTCAGGCTTGGAACCATCAGCTCCCTGGAGTTCAGGGAAGCACAGCGAACATTTGTAGCCGCTGAAAGCCGTCTGGCCAATGCAAAATACGATGCCAAAGTTGCAGAAGCCGAACTGCTCAGGCTGAGCGGTGAGATCGATAAAATTAGTGCGATGCAGCCGTAA